Proteins found in one Salvia splendens isolate huo1 chromosome 10, SspV2, whole genome shotgun sequence genomic segment:
- the LOC121750832 gene encoding uncharacterized protein LOC121750832, translating to MVREKDICWEYADRLEGNKVRCKFCDRILNGGISRLKHHLSRLPSKGVNPCTKVRDDVTDKVREILASKDDSKETLTVKKQMLPEFKSPLAVSNSTGKSLMSVEAAPVTGKFFSSSTTSGSTSRSDHENAERSIALFFFENRLDFSIARSSSYQQMIDAVRKCGVGFIGPSADTLKTTWLENIKSEVSLQSKDIEREWAMTGCTVIAETWTDNKSRALINFLVSSPSRTFFHKSVDASSYYKNIKYLSDLFDSIIQDFGPENVVQVIIDNELNCPGLANHILQNYGSIFVTPCASQCMNGILEEFCNVDWVSRCILQAQAVSKYIYNNSSMLAMMRMFTGGHDIIRSGITKSVSNFLSLQSMLKQKSRLKHMFNSPEFSTGSALSNKPQAATCVSILDDNEFWKAAEESVAVSEPFLKVMREVSGGKPAVGFIYELMTRAKESIRTYYIMDEIKCKTFLDIVDKHWQNNLHSPLHSAAAFLNPSIQYNPEIKFFPAIKEDFYTVLEKLLPTPDHRHDLTNQILLFSRGKGMFGCNLAKEAIDSVSPGIWWEQFGDAAPTLQQVAIRVLSQVCSTSTSERQWSTFQQIHSEKRNKIDKETLNDLLYIYYNLKLDKSLKSSSSEADSLQLDDIDMTSEWVEETENPSPVQWLDRFSSALEGGDLNTRHFNTSIFSSDNIFNL from the exons ATGGTTCGGGAGAAGGATATTTGCTGGGAATATGCTGATAGGTTGGAAGGAAATAAGGTGCGATGCAAATTCTGTGACAGAATTCTTAATGGTGGAATCAGCAGGTTGAAGCATCATTTATCTAGACTTCCGAGTAAAGGTGTGAATCCGTGCACAAAAGTGAGGGATGATGTGACAGATAAGGTGAGGGAAATTCTTGCATCAAAGGATGACAGTAAGGAAACCTTGACTGTTAAGAAGCAAATGTTACCTGAATTTAAATCTCCTCTTGCTGTAAGTAATTCCACGGGGAAGTCTCTAATGTCTGTTGAAGCAGCACCTGTAACTGGTAAATTCTTCTCATCCAGCACTACATCGGGTTCTACTTCTAGAAGTGACCATGAAAATGCTGAGAGAAGTATAGCTCTCTTCTTCTTTGAAAATAGACTGGACTTCAGCATAGCTCGTTCTTCATCTTATCAGCAGATGATTGATGCAGTAAGGAAGTGTGGTGTAGGATTTATAGGACCATCAGCAGATACTTTGAAGACGACATGGTTGGAGAATATTAAGTCTGAAGTAAGTTTACAATCAAAAGATATTGAAAGAGAATGGGCTATGACTGGCTGCACTGTTATTGCAGAAACATGGACAGATAACAAATCAAGGGCTCTAATCAATTTCTTAGTTTCATCCCCTTCAAGAACCTTCTTCCACAAATCTGTTGATGCATCTTcgtattataaaaatataaagtacCTCTCTGATTTGTTCGACTCAATCATTCAAGATTTTGGTCCTGAGAATGTAGTTCAAGTTATCATAGATAATGAGCTCAACTGCCCTGGCTTAGCAAACCATATCCTGCAGAATTATGGCTCTATTTTCGTCACCCCTTGTGCTTCACAATGCATGAATGGGATTTTGGAGGAGTTCTGCAACGTAGATTGGGTTAGTAGGTGTATTTTACAGGCACAGGCTGTTTCAAAGTATATATACAATAATTCATCAATGCTTGCCATGATGAGGATGTTTACAGGAGGACATGACATCATCAGGAGTGGCATCACTAAGTCTGTGTCCAATTTTCTCTCTTTACAATCCATGTTGAAACAGAAGTCAAGGTTGAAACATATGTTCAATAGTCCGGAGTTTTCAACAGGATCAGCTTTATCAAACAAGCCTCAGGCAGCAACTTGTGTCAGCATTCTTGATGATAATGAATTTTGGAAAGCAGCAGAAGAAAGTGTTGCTGTGTCCGAGCCATTTTTGAAAGTAATGAGGGAAGTGTCGGGAGGGAAGCCTGCAGTGGGGTTCATTTATGAATTGATGACTAGGGCAAAAGAGTCGATTCGGACATACTACATTATGGATGAGATAAAATGCAAGACTTTTTTGGATATTGTAGATAAGCACTGGCAGAACAACCTTCACTCTCCTCTACATTCTGCGGCAGCTTTTCTGAACCCAAGCATCCAATATAATCCAGAGATCAAATTTTTTCCAGCCATTAAGGAAGACTTTTATACAGTTCTGGAGAAGCTTCTTCCCACACCTGATCATAGGCATGATTTAACCAACCAGATTCTGCTCTTTTCAAGGGGTAAGGGGATGTTTGGCTGCAACCTTGCAAAGGAGGCCATTGATAGCGTTTCACCTG GGATATGGTGGGAACAATTTGGCGATGCAGCTCCAACGCTGCAGCAGGTGGCGATTCGAGTACTGAGCCAAGTGTGCAGTACGTCGACTTCTGAGAGGCAGTGGAGCACATTTCAACAAATCCATTCAGAGAAGCGCAACAAGATTGATAAGGAAACACTGAACGACCTACTCTACATTTATTACAACCTCAAACTAGACAAATCCTTGAAATCGAGTTCGTCGGAAGCAGATTCCCTTCAGCTGGATGACATTGACATGACTTCAGAATGGGTCGAAGAGACTGAAAACCCAAGCCCGGTTCAGTGGCTCGACCGTTTCAGTTCTGCTCTCGAAGGCGGTGACCTAAATACAAGGCACTTTAATACATCTATATTTAGTAGCGACAATATATTCAATTTGTAA